The window GGCGCAGCCGGTCGGTCCACTCGCGAAGCGTCTCCCGCGTCGCCTGGTGCAGGCGGGCGACCTCGTCCGCCCCGAGCTGCCGCGTCAGCCGCACCGGCGAGAGCCGGGCGCGGTGCAGGATCTCGTCGGCGTAGGCGTTGCCGATGCCGCTCAGGAGCCGCGGGTCGGTGAGCGCGCGCTTGAGGGTGTGGCTCTCACGCGTGAGCGCGGCGCTGAAGGCGGAGAGGTCGGCGTCGAGCACCTCGAGGCCGCCCGCGTCGTGCGCGGCGAGGGCTGCCGCCCCGCGGACGACGTGCAGCGAGGCCCGCTTCTTCGAGCTCGCCTCGGTCAGCACCAGCGTCCCCGACGGGAATTCGAAGGCCGCGAGCCCGACCTTGCCGGGGACGCGCGCGCCCGGCGGGCGCCACCGAAAGCGGCCGGCGATCATCAGGTGGAAGACGAGGAAGAGCTCGCCCTCGAGCTCGAAGACGATCCGCTTGCCGAGCCG is drawn from Deltaproteobacteria bacterium and contains these coding sequences:
- a CDS encoding formamidopyrimidine-DNA glycosylase; translated protein: MPELPDVVLYIEHLTARVVGQPLERVRLATPFLVRSVDPPLGEAEGRRVVGLRRLGKRIVFELEGELFLVFHLMIAGRFRWRPPGARVPGKVGLAAFEFPSGTLVLTEASSKKRASLHVVRGAAALAAHDAGGLEVLDADLSAFSAALTRESHTLKRALTDPRLLSGIGNAYADEILHRARLSPVRLTRQLGADEVARLHQATRETLREWTDRLRREAGGRFPERVTAFRDGMAVHGRYRQPCPDCGAPVQRIVYAENETNYCARCQTGGVLLADRSLSRLLKSDWPRSLDELEEASRSSIPSSGTRP